Proteins from a single region of Pseudomonas fulva:
- a CDS encoding non-ribosomal peptide synthetase: protein MSNIEDIYSLSPTQHGLLFHSVYEPDSRVYYQQLSLDMTGPLDTDAFRRAWQALMQRHAVLRTAFLWEDLDDAYQVVQHEVPLPLSELDWRDRDEADEALRQCAQQERDQALELNDAPLMRLCLVRLPEQRWHLIWTFHHILMDGWSVGVAIQEWLALYYQQVRGDNAGLPPSRSYRDYIAWLAEQDVQATEHFWREQLQDFSEPTPLPSFAAPPEAPQAHPYAERETRLDAAETERLNQFARSQHLTVNTLIQGAWALLLGQHAGRDEVVYGVTVAGRPDGLAGVDSMVGLFINTLPLRVRLDDDRTLGDWLQDLQRCNSDLRQHAYLPLSRLKPLSQVPAERALFDSILVFENFPVTDALNQDAEGLRFSAPPEQRRADGIRLTQGRNHFPLSLIVVPGERLQYLFSYDRSRFSDAEIALLSAQLRALLLAMAKQPQAKVQALDWLSAEERLRLEAHGQGAHLAVAASTLQQRFVDAAKRHPERLAVQDRSRALSYAELDAEANRLAHRLHAQGIGSGQLLALALERSVDFVVALLATLKCGAAYLPLDLKQPAGRLADILQDSRADLLISQRALEPRLPRSESPARLWLDDEADAIAALPSTAVQAGDDADAPAYVIYTSGSTGTPKGVVVEHRAIVGYLAAVAELLDPPPAARYGLLSTVAADLGHTQLFGALCNGGSLILVDEDTSFDPLALADFLGEHPVDVLKITPGHLQGLLQAHPDPRLLPRERLVFGGDALKPELLRQVGALAPTLRLFNHYGPSEATVGALATPLAADIGLVPLGRPLANRRLRVVDGNGRQVAIGVPGELWIAGDLARGYLHRADLTAERFVDSDGQRWYRTGDRVRWLADGQLAFLGRVDNQVKIRGNRIELGEVEAQIRRLSPLIEQVLVRVLEVDATPRLVAYVVASQSLSASKLCDDLGRRVPDYMVPAHVITLDAIPLTANGKPDLRQLPLPSAPAADAASHVAPRNEVEALLARIWQEVLKVEQVGVHDNFFSLGGDSILNLQIIARANQQGLKLTPKQLFENRTIADIAQVLGAGAESAAARQQGDGFAIPLSAGQRARLESALQPSWRCLSIDGELPAAHLAQALTALQGHHQALRLALQRSADGEWQQRVLSTPATIEVSECTYHDEPLQTLAEATFTRLDLAAGQGLHASLLHGAAGARLLLVAHPLCLDEAAWPLLLADLNLALTQLRYQRPLRLSYSGGELGAWCEHQQQDASSERLDEVWEHWLQFAGLELPVLDLSGQQDGQAQERLDADTSARLKRLVDTLQLDWEVLLASSLVDRLGAESGAPLALTVQAGRPDANRLPLQAPIALADLDPARMLGTLTLPVPFYLQAPSGDALARLQDLAAQLHSYPQFGADYATLRHLADNPYLLEPLRELPTPALALRWLGDWDAHREAQAVLADIQAASHEPTLAEGLTLDACWHENSLHLRGEGPLACTWLPGLVAHLRALAALADSAELRPASSAFPLCHGQAATLASEPLPWERLEDLYPLSPMQQGMLLHTLLQPHSGIYLMQQRYSWDGELQRPAMERAWKLFLERHPMLRTAFWWQEDHEPLQCVYRDTELAFEWYDWRHLDAERQREAMDAVLADERQRGFDMSRAPLTYLRVFQLAEQRFSMVRSFHHILTDAWCFGLLMEDLLAIYQALARGEAVARPRWRPFRGYMSWLTRQDMDAAQSFWRSELAGFEAPTPLQVDLPVAQPDRAPDVVGDCNTTLSVASTQRLQQLCQTHQLTPNTWIQGAWALLLSRYSGNRDVLFGVTVAGRPTALAGVEEMVGLFINSLPLRVDVDPERPVIDWLQALLSHNAELRDHEYAPLVEIQRGSEIPRGQQLFDSLVVFENAPLDVASVRLDGFSIDIYEDRVHTNFPMTVVLYPGDRLGIRLSYDQGRFSADTVQRMLGHLVHLLGEMLEQPEAPLGHLQMLPAAERRQLLVEWNDSAVDFPLQRSYAALFADQVRAHPQRLAAVCAGETLSYAELDRRSNAIAHALQQAGAGPDTLVALAAERGLALLCMMIATLRAGAAFQALDIQHPPQRLGELLELSGAPLLLVDEKASGLLDRVLAGVARQPGCLVVQELWQGDAAPVQYAHRPDQLAYVIFTSGSTGTPKGALVEQRGMLNNIFGKVPTLGLCSEDRIAQTASPAFDISIWQFLAAPIVGATVHILPDAVAQDPAALLDAIETQRLNLLEAVPALIRGLLQEAGPQHQLGSLRWLLPTGEALPPALARDWRNRFPGTPLMNAYGPAECSDDVAFHAIHEASESDCAHMPIGRPTANNQLYILDADLRPQPIGVPGELCVAGVGVGRGYLGDAERTRAAFVEHPFEPGARFYRTGDIGRYRADGVIEYLGRRDQQVKIRGHRIELGEIENRLMRHPQVDSAVVLALPDARGDLQLLACYVPRDAALDAATAQALLVEHLRGQLASYMVPGHWRHLESLPLNANGKVDRRALAALGLPSEASAQAQVAPRTPTEQALAELWQDLLGLTSLGVDDDFFALGGHSLLATQVVARIRRRLAVELPLRALFEHRTVAELAKVVDAQTPNAAATVEEIVAVSRSQALPLSYAQQRLWFLDRLEGPSAAYNLSTAVRLEGELDVEALHAALQHVLDRHESLRTGFILDGDTPRQVIADAVRLELPLQSLAASDHAQLQQCIDEEAARPFDLQRPPMLRARLLRLGEKRHVLQFTLHHIATDAWSMGILVEEAIAAYSAYRSGQAPALAALPIQYADYAHWQRSPAQQQRLARDVDFWRSQLQGAPMLLRLPLDKPRPAQADYQGAALRQTLPRAQAERLQAYAQTQRATLFMVLLNAFNCLLQRVTGDDDFLVGTDLANREQPALERLIGFFVNVLPLRARLDPAQDFNARLQRLRDDTLAAFQHQQVPFDKLVETLQPPRQAGVNPLVQALFVLQNTPRSSAELPGLHVEHLAPRQETSKFDLALFAEEDQQGLTLRWVYRTSLFQADTIEQLQRGFDALLQRLIEAPEHALQGWDWHLHSPAVTENTAMYDASTQDEASRASRKLSKLSKLKQTRATAVSQRPEEQVRSAPLAAERALPLLIEPRLGELDPVIWAQQARGWIGEQLRRHGGLLFRGFDLPDASAFEQFAQAIEPDLYGTYGDLPKNNSGKNIYHSTPYPEQHMILFHNESSHLAQWPRKQWFYCDKPAPQGGCTPIVDCREVLARLPQPIVEKLHTQGLLYVRHFTDKLDVRWQDFFKTEHRDEVEQRCREAGTQWHWLGEDGLRIAQRCPAIVHHPDTGEASFFNQVQLHHPACLEPEVRSNLLELFGPEHLPRNVCYGDGSPIEDEVMAEIGRVYEACAVRFAWQKGDVVMLDNMLVAHARDPFEGERKICVAMGQMMRREELDALAKNTTRAELALEESR, encoded by the coding sequence CAGGCCACCGAGCACTTCTGGCGCGAACAACTGCAGGACTTCAGCGAACCCACGCCCCTGCCGAGCTTCGCCGCGCCGCCCGAGGCGCCGCAGGCGCACCCCTACGCCGAGCGCGAAACCCGCCTGGACGCCGCCGAGACCGAACGGCTGAACCAGTTCGCGCGCAGCCAGCACCTGACCGTCAACACATTGATCCAGGGCGCCTGGGCGCTGCTGCTGGGGCAACACGCCGGGCGTGACGAGGTGGTCTACGGCGTCACCGTCGCCGGTCGCCCGGACGGCTTGGCCGGTGTCGACAGCATGGTCGGCCTGTTCATCAACACCCTGCCGCTGCGTGTGCGCCTGGACGACGACCGCACCCTCGGCGACTGGCTGCAGGATCTGCAGCGTTGCAACAGCGACCTGCGCCAGCACGCTTACCTGCCGCTGAGCCGCCTCAAACCGCTGAGCCAGGTGCCGGCCGAGCGCGCCCTGTTCGATTCGATCCTGGTGTTCGAGAACTTCCCCGTCACCGATGCGCTCAACCAGGATGCCGAGGGCCTGCGCTTCAGCGCCCCGCCAGAGCAGCGCCGGGCCGATGGCATCCGCCTGACCCAGGGCCGCAACCATTTCCCGCTGTCGCTGATCGTGGTGCCGGGTGAGCGCCTTCAATACCTGTTCAGCTACGACCGCAGCCGCTTCAGCGATGCCGAGATCGCCCTGCTCAGCGCCCAGTTGCGTGCGCTGCTGCTGGCCATGGCCAAGCAACCGCAAGCCAAGGTGCAGGCGCTGGACTGGCTGAGCGCGGAAGAACGTCTGCGCCTGGAAGCCCACGGCCAGGGCGCGCACCTGGCGGTCGCCGCCAGCACCCTGCAGCAACGCTTCGTCGACGCTGCAAAACGCCATCCCGAGCGCCTGGCCGTGCAGGATCGTTCCCGTGCCCTGAGCTATGCCGAACTGGATGCCGAGGCCAACCGCCTGGCCCATCGCCTGCACGCTCAGGGGATCGGCAGCGGCCAGTTGCTCGCCCTGGCTCTGGAGCGCAGCGTCGACTTCGTGGTGGCGCTGCTGGCCACCCTCAAGTGCGGCGCCGCCTACCTGCCGCTGGATCTCAAGCAACCCGCCGGGCGCCTGGCGGACATTCTCCAGGACAGCCGCGCCGATCTGCTGATCAGCCAGCGCGCCCTGGAGCCGCGCCTGCCCCGCAGCGAAAGCCCGGCCCGGCTGTGGCTGGACGATGAGGCAGACGCCATCGCCGCCCTGCCCAGCACGGCGGTACAGGCGGGCGACGATGCGGACGCCCCGGCCTACGTCATCTACACCTCCGGCTCCACCGGCACGCCCAAGGGCGTGGTGGTCGAGCACCGCGCCATCGTCGGCTACCTCGCCGCCGTCGCCGAGCTGCTCGATCCGCCTCCAGCGGCGCGCTATGGCCTGCTTTCGACGGTGGCGGCCGACCTCGGCCATACCCAACTGTTCGGCGCGCTGTGCAACGGCGGCAGCCTGATCCTGGTCGACGAAGACACCAGCTTCGATCCGCTGGCCCTGGCCGACTTCCTCGGCGAGCACCCGGTGGATGTGTTGAAGATCACCCCCGGCCATCTGCAGGGCCTGCTCCAGGCCCACCCCGACCCACGCCTGCTGCCGCGCGAACGCCTGGTATTCGGTGGCGACGCGCTCAAGCCCGAGCTGCTGCGCCAGGTAGGCGCCCTGGCGCCGACCTTGCGCCTGTTCAACCACTATGGCCCGAGCGAGGCCACGGTGGGGGCCCTGGCCACCCCGCTGGCAGCCGACATCGGGCTGGTCCCCCTCGGTCGTCCCCTGGCCAACCGCCGCCTGCGGGTGGTCGACGGCAATGGCCGCCAAGTGGCCATCGGCGTTCCCGGCGAGCTGTGGATCGCCGGCGATCTGGCCCGCGGCTATCTGCACCGCGCCGACCTCACCGCCGAGCGCTTCGTCGACAGCGACGGGCAACGCTGGTACCGCACCGGCGACCGTGTGCGCTGGCTGGCCGACGGCCAGTTGGCCTTCCTTGGTCGCGTCGACAACCAGGTCAAGATCCGTGGCAACCGCATCGAGCTGGGTGAGGTGGAGGCGCAGATCCGCCGTCTCTCGCCGCTGATTGAACAGGTGCTGGTGCGCGTGCTGGAGGTGGACGCCACACCGCGCCTGGTGGCCTACGTGGTGGCCAGCCAGTCGCTGTCGGCCAGCAAGCTGTGCGACGACCTGGGCCGCCGCGTGCCGGACTACATGGTGCCGGCCCACGTCATCACCCTCGACGCCATCCCCCTGACCGCCAACGGCAAGCCGGACCTGCGTCAACTGCCGCTGCCCAGTGCACCGGCTGCGGACGCCGCCAGCCACGTCGCACCACGCAATGAGGTCGAGGCGCTGCTCGCGCGTATCTGGCAGGAGGTGCTGAAGGTCGAACAGGTCGGGGTGCACGATAACTTCTTCAGCCTCGGCGGCGACTCGATTCTCAACCTGCAGATCATCGCCCGTGCCAACCAGCAGGGCTTGAAACTGACCCCCAAGCAACTGTTCGAGAACCGCACCATCGCCGACATCGCCCAAGTGCTCGGTGCCGGCGCCGAAAGCGCCGCCGCCCGGCAACAGGGCGACGGTTTCGCCATCCCCCTGAGCGCCGGCCAACGTGCGCGCCTGGAAAGTGCGCTGCAGCCTAGCTGGCGTTGCCTGAGCATCGACGGCGAGCTGCCTGCCGCCCACCTGGCCCAGGCCCTGACGGCGCTGCAAGGCCATCACCAGGCGTTGCGCCTGGCCCTGCAACGCAGCGCCGATGGCGAGTGGCAACAGCGGGTACTGAGCACGCCCGCCACCATCGAAGTCAGCGAGTGCACGTACCATGACGAGCCCCTGCAAACGCTGGCCGAGGCCACCTTCACTCGCCTCGACCTGGCCGCCGGGCAGGGCCTGCACGCCAGCCTGCTGCACGGCGCGGCAGGCGCTCGGCTGCTGCTGGTCGCTCACCCGCTGTGCCTCGACGAAGCGGCCTGGCCCCTGCTGCTCGCCGACCTCAACCTGGCACTCACACAACTGCGCTACCAACGGCCGCTGCGCCTGTCCTACAGCGGCGGCGAACTCGGCGCCTGGTGCGAACACCAGCAGCAGGACGCCAGCAGCGAGCGCCTGGACGAAGTCTGGGAACACTGGCTGCAATTCGCCGGGCTGGAGCTGCCCGTCCTCGATCTCTCCGGCCAGCAGGATGGACAGGCACAAGAGCGCCTGGACGCGGACACCTCGGCACGCCTCAAGCGCCTGGTCGACACCCTGCAACTGGACTGGGAGGTGCTGCTGGCCAGCAGCCTGGTCGACCGTCTGGGTGCTGAAAGTGGTGCACCGCTGGCCCTGACCGTGCAGGCCGGGCGCCCGGACGCCAACCGCCTGCCGCTGCAGGCGCCGATCGCCCTGGCGGACCTGGACCCGGCGCGGATGCTGGGCACGCTGACCCTGCCAGTGCCCTTCTACCTGCAGGCCCCGAGCGGTGACGCACTGGCTCGTCTGCAAGACCTGGCCGCGCAGTTGCACTCCTATCCGCAGTTCGGCGCGGACTATGCCACCCTGCGCCACCTGGCGGACAACCCCTACCTGCTGGAACCCCTGCGCGAGCTGCCGACGCCGGCCCTCGCCCTGCGCTGGCTCGGCGATTGGGACGCGCACCGCGAGGCACAGGCGGTGCTCGCCGACATCCAGGCCGCCAGCCATGAACCGACCCTGGCCGAAGGGCTGACCCTCGACGCGTGCTGGCATGAGAACAGCCTGCACCTGCGCGGCGAAGGGCCATTGGCCTGCACCTGGCTGCCTGGCCTGGTGGCACATCTGCGGGCCCTTGCAGCGCTGGCCGACAGCGCCGAGCTGCGTCCCGCCAGTTCGGCCTTCCCGCTGTGCCATGGGCAGGCCGCCACCCTGGCCAGCGAGCCGCTGCCCTGGGAACGCCTGGAAGATCTCTACCCGCTCTCGCCCATGCAGCAGGGCATGCTGCTGCACACCTTGCTGCAACCGCACAGCGGCATCTACCTGATGCAGCAGCGCTACAGCTGGGACGGCGAGTTGCAGCGGCCGGCCATGGAGCGTGCCTGGAAGCTGTTCCTCGAACGCCACCCGATGCTGCGCACGGCGTTCTGGTGGCAGGAAGACCATGAGCCGTTGCAGTGCGTCTATCGCGATACCGAGCTGGCCTTCGAGTGGTATGACTGGCGTCACCTCGATGCCGAGCGTCAGCGCGAAGCGATGGATGCCGTACTGGCCGACGAACGCCAACGCGGCTTCGACATGAGCCGCGCGCCACTCACCTACCTGCGTGTGTTCCAGTTGGCCGAGCAGCGCTTCAGCATGGTGCGCAGCTTCCACCACATCCTCACCGATGCCTGGTGCTTCGGCCTGTTGATGGAAGACCTGCTGGCCATCTATCAGGCCCTGGCGCGTGGCGAAGCGGTGGCGCGTCCACGCTGGCGCCCGTTCCGTGGCTACATGAGCTGGCTCACCCGCCAGGACATGGACGCTGCGCAATCCTTCTGGCGGAGCGAACTGGCGGGTTTCGAGGCGCCCACGCCGCTGCAGGTCGATCTGCCCGTGGCCCAGCCGGATCGTGCGCCGGACGTGGTCGGCGACTGCAACACCACGCTCAGCGTGGCGAGCACCCAGCGCCTGCAGCAACTCTGCCAGACGCACCAGCTCACTCCCAACACCTGGATCCAGGGCGCCTGGGCCTTGCTGCTGTCGCGCTACAGCGGCAACCGCGACGTGCTCTTCGGCGTCACCGTGGCCGGGCGCCCCACCGCGCTGGCCGGGGTCGAGGAAATGGTCGGCCTGTTCATCAACAGCCTGCCGCTGCGGGTCGACGTCGACCCCGAGCGCCCGGTGATCGACTGGCTGCAGGCGCTGCTGTCACACAACGCCGAGCTGCGCGACCATGAATACGCGCCGCTGGTGGAGATCCAGCGGGGCAGCGAGATTCCCCGTGGGCAACAGTTGTTCGACAGCCTGGTGGTGTTCGAGAACGCCCCGCTGGACGTCGCCAGCGTGCGGCTCGACGGCTTCAGCATCGACATCTACGAAGACCGCGTGCACACCAACTTCCCGATGACGGTGGTGCTCTATCCGGGCGACCGCCTGGGTATCCGCCTGTCCTATGATCAGGGCCGCTTCAGTGCGGACACCGTGCAGCGCATGCTCGGCCATCTGGTGCACCTGCTCGGTGAGATGCTCGAGCAACCCGAGGCGCCGCTCGGCCACCTGCAGATGCTGCCCGCGGCCGAGCGCCGGCAACTGCTGGTGGAGTGGAACGACAGCGCCGTCGACTTCCCGCTGCAGCGCAGCTACGCCGCCCTGTTCGCCGATCAGGTGCGCGCCCATCCGCAACGCCTGGCTGCAGTCTGCGCCGGAGAAACGCTCAGCTACGCCGAACTGGACCGGCGCAGCAACGCCATCGCCCACGCCCTGCAGCAGGCCGGTGCCGGCCCGGATACCCTGGTTGCCCTGGCCGCCGAGCGGGGCCTGGCGCTGCTGTGCATGATGATCGCCACACTCAGGGCCGGCGCCGCCTTCCAGGCACTGGACATCCAGCACCCGCCGCAGCGACTGGGCGAACTGCTGGAGCTGAGCGGCGCGCCGCTGCTGCTGGTGGACGAGAAGGCCAGCGGGCTGCTCGACCGGGTACTGGCAGGCGTCGCACGGCAGCCTGGCTGCCTGGTGGTGCAGGAGCTGTGGCAAGGCGACGCGGCGCCAGTGCAGTACGCCCATCGTCCCGACCAGCTCGCCTACGTGATCTTCACCTCCGGCTCCACCGGTACGCCCAAGGGCGCCCTGGTGGAGCAACGCGGCATGCTCAACAACATCTTCGGCAAGGTGCCGACCCTGGGCCTGTGCAGCGAGGATCGCATCGCCCAGACCGCCTCGCCGGCCTTCGATATCTCGATCTGGCAGTTCCTCGCCGCGCCTATCGTCGGCGCCACCGTGCACATCCTGCCGGATGCCGTCGCCCAGGATCCGGCCGCCCTGCTCGATGCCATCGAGACCCAGCGCCTGAACCTGCTCGAGGCGGTGCCCGCGCTGATTCGCGGCCTGCTGCAGGAAGCCGGCCCGCAGCACCAGCTCGGCAGCCTGCGCTGGCTGTTGCCGACCGGTGAGGCGCTGCCACCGGCACTGGCCCGCGACTGGCGCAACCGCTTCCCCGGCACCCCGCTGATGAATGCCTACGGCCCGGCCGAGTGCTCCGACGACGTGGCCTTCCACGCCATACACGAGGCGTCGGAAAGCGACTGCGCGCACATGCCGATCGGCCGGCCGACCGCCAACAACCAGCTCTATATCCTCGATGCCGACCTGCGCCCGCAGCCCATCGGCGTGCCGGGCGAGCTGTGCGTCGCCGGCGTGGGTGTCGGCCGCGGCTACCTGGGCGATGCCGAGCGCACCCGCGCGGCCTTCGTCGAGCATCCGTTCGAGCCCGGCGCGCGCTTCTACCGCACCGGTGATATCGGCCGCTACCGCGCCGACGGTGTGATCGAATATCTCGGCCGCCGCGACCAGCAGGTGAAGATCCGTGGCCACCGCATCGAACTGGGCGAGATCGAGAACCGCCTGATGCGCCACCCGCAGGTCGACAGCGCTGTGGTACTGGCCCTGCCGGACGCCCGCGGCGACCTGCAACTGCTGGCCTGCTACGTGCCCCGCGACGCCGCGCTGGACGCTGCCACGGCGCAGGCACTGCTGGTCGAGCACCTGCGCGGGCAACTGGCGAGCTACATGGTTCCTGGCCACTGGCGTCACCTGGAAAGCCTGCCGCTGAATGCCAACGGCAAGGTCGACCGCCGTGCACTGGCCGCCCTGGGCCTGCCCAGCGAGGCATCCGCCCAGGCCCAGGTAGCCCCACGCACGCCCACCGAGCAGGCCCTGGCCGAACTCTGGCAGGACCTGCTCGGCCTGACCTCGCTGGGCGTCGACGACGACTTCTTCGCCCTCGGCGGTCATTCGCTGCTGGCCACCCAGGTGGTCGCACGCATCCGTCGCCGACTCGCCGTCGAACTGCCGCTGCGCGCCCTGTTCGAGCATCGCACCGTGGCCGAGCTGGCCAAGGTGGTGGATGCCCAGACGCCCAATGCGGCCGCCACCGTCGAGGAGATCGTGGCGGTGTCTCGCAGCCAGGCGCTGCCGCTGTCCTACGCGCAGCAGCGCCTGTGGTTCCTCGACAGGCTGGAAGGCCCCAGCGCGGCCTACAACCTCTCCACCGCGGTACGCCTGGAGGGCGAGCTGGATGTCGAGGCGCTGCACGCCGCCCTGCAGCATGTACTGGATCGCCACGAGTCGCTGCGCACCGGCTTCATCCTCGACGGCGACACGCCGCGCCAGGTCATAGCCGACGCGGTGCGCCTGGAACTGCCATTGCAATCGCTGGCAGCGAGTGACCACGCGCAGTTGCAGCAATGCATCGACGAGGAAGCCGCGCGCCCCTTCGACCTCCAGCGCCCACCCATGCTGCGCGCACGCCTGCTGCGCCTGGGCGAGAAACGCCATGTGCTGCAGTTCACCCTGCACCATATCGCCACCGATGCCTGGTCCATGGGCATCCTGGTCGAAGAAGCCATCGCCGCCTACAGCGCTTACCGCAGCGGACAGGCACCGGCACTGGCGGCACTGCCCATCCAGTACGCCGACTATGCCCATTGGCAGCGCAGCCCCGCGCAGCAGCAGCGCCTGGCGCGCGACGTCGACTTCTGGCGCAGCCAGTTGCAGGGCGCACCGATGCTGCTGCGCCTGCCGCTGGACAAGCCGCGCCCGGCGCAGGCCGACTATCAGGGTGCAGCACTGCGCCAGACCCTGCCCAGGGCCCAGGCCGAACGCCTGCAAGCCTATGCACAGACGCAGCGCGCCACGCTGTTCATGGTGCTGCTCAATGCCTTCAACTGCCTGCTGCAACGGGTCACCGGCGACGACGACTTCCTGGTCGGCACCGATCTGGCCAACCGTGAGCAGCCCGCCCTGGAGCGCTTGATCGGCTTCTTCGTCAACGTGCTGCCACTGCGCGCGCGGCTCGACCCGGCGCAGGATTTCAACGCCCGCCTGCAACGCCTGCGCGACGATACCCTGGCCGCCTTCCAGCACCAGCAGGTGCCGTTCGACAAGCTGGTCGAGACCCTGCAGCCACCGCGCCAGGCCGGCGTCAACCCGCTGGTGCAGGCGCTGTTCGTCCTGCAGAACACGCCCCGCTCATCCGCCGAACTGCCCGGCCTGCACGTCGAGCACCTGGCCCCGCGCCAGGAAACCAGCAAGTTCGACCTGGCCCTGTTCGCCGAGGAAGACCAACAGGGCCTGACCCTGCGCTGGGTGTACCGCACCAGCCTGTTCCAGGCAGACACCATCGAGCAATTGCAGCGGGGCTTCGATGCGTTGCTGCAACGGCTCATCGAGGCCCCCGAACACGCCCTGCAAGGCTGGGACTGGCACCTGCACAGCCCGGCCGTCACGGAGAACACTGCCATGTACGATGCATCCACCCAGGACGAGGCAAGCCGCGCCTCGCGCAAGCTGTCCAAACTGAGCAAGCTCAAGCAAACCCGTGCCACTGCCGTCAGCCAGCGCCCCGAGGAACAGGTTCGCAGCGCGCCACTGGCAGCCGAACGCGCCCTGCCGCTGCTGATCGAGCCACGCCTCGGCGAGCTGGACCCAGTGATCTGGGCGCAGCAGGCCCGTGGCTGGATCGGCGAACAACTGCGGCGCCACGGCGGCCTGTTGTTCCGTGGCTTCGACCTGCCGGACGCCAGCGCCTTCGAGCAGTTCGCCCAGGCCATCGAACCCGATCTCTACGGCACCTACGGCGACCTGCCGAAGAACAACTCGGGCAAGAACATCTACCACTCCACGCCCTACCCGGAGCAGCACATGATCCTGTTCCACAACGAGAGCTCGCACCTCGCACAGTGGCCGCGCAAGCAATGGTTCTACTGCGACAAACCCGCACCGCAGGGCGGCTGCACCCCCATCGTCGACTGCCGCGAGGTGCTCGCCCGCCTGCCGCAACCGATCGTCGAGAAGCTGCACACCCAGGGCCTGCTCTACGTTCGTCACTTCACCGACAAGCTCGATGTGCGTTGGCAGGACTTCTTCAAGACCGAACACCGCGATGAGGTCGAGCAGCGTTGCCGCGAGGCCGGCACCCAGTGGCATTGGCTCGGCGAGGATGGCCTACGCATCGCCCAGCGCTGCCCGGCCATCGTCCACCACCCGGACACCGGCGAGGCATCCTTCTTCAACCAGGTACAACTGCATCACCCGGCCTGCCTGGAGCCGGAGGTACGCAGCAACCTGCTGGAACTGTTCGGCCCCGAGCACCTGCCACGCAACGTCTGCTATGGCGATGGCAGCCCCATCGAGGACGAGGTGATGGCCGAGATCGGCCGGGTCTACGAGGCCTGCGCCGTGCGCTTCGCCTGGCAGAAGGGCGATGTGGTGATGCTCGACAACATGCTGGTCGCCCATGCCCGCGACCCCTTCGAGGGCGAACGCAAGATCTGCGTCGCCATGGGCCAGATGATGCGCCGCGAGGAACTCGATGCGCTCGCGAAAAACACCACGCGTGCTGAGCTGGCGCTGGAGGAGAGTCGCTGA